In the Chroococcidiopsis sp. SAG 2025 genome, one interval contains:
- a CDS encoding aldo/keto reductase, which yields MQYRRFGRTEIPMPVFSCGGMRYQFKWQDVPAWTIPQNNQRNLEATIRRAIELGINHIETARGYGTSEVQLGRILPKSDRDRLIVQTKVNPSQNPNEFRQKFEQSLRNLRLDYIDLLGIHGINNAETLHQTIRPGGCLELARQWQAQGKVRFIGFSTHGATEIITQAIATNEFDYVNLHWYYINQANWEAVAAANRHDMGVFIISPSDKGGMLYKPPQKLVELCSPLSPMVFNDLFCLSHSQVHTLSLGAAKPQDFDEHLKTLEYLDRADEMLPPILTRLEQAACNSLGEDWVKTWQMGLPRYDETPGNVNIPTILWLRNLAIAYDLTEYAKMRYNLLGNGGHWFPGNQAKQIERLDLRSCLANSPHADKIPAILAEAHKLLSGAEVKRLSQD from the coding sequence ATGCAATACCGACGATTTGGACGCACAGAAATACCCATGCCCGTATTTTCCTGTGGTGGTATGCGCTATCAGTTTAAATGGCAAGATGTCCCCGCTTGGACGATTCCGCAGAACAATCAGCGTAACTTAGAAGCCACAATTCGGAGGGCAATTGAACTAGGTATCAATCACATCGAGACAGCCAGAGGTTACGGCACTTCAGAAGTGCAACTAGGGCGCATTCTACCAAAATCCGATCGCGATCGCTTAATCGTCCAAACGAAAGTTAATCCCAGCCAAAATCCCAACGAGTTTCGCCAGAAATTTGAACAGTCCTTACGCAATCTCCGTCTAGATTACATCGATTTACTAGGTATCCACGGCATTAACAATGCTGAAACCCTACATCAAACCATTCGTCCTGGTGGATGTTTGGAATTAGCACGGCAGTGGCAAGCTCAAGGTAAGGTAAGATTTATCGGCTTTTCTACCCACGGCGCAACTGAAATTATTACACAGGCGATCGCCACAAACGAATTCGATTACGTTAATCTCCACTGGTACTATATCAATCAAGCCAACTGGGAGGCAGTTGCAGCCGCCAATCGCCACGATATGGGTGTATTTATCATTAGCCCCTCCGACAAGGGGGGAATGCTTTACAAGCCACCCCAAAAGCTAGTAGAACTCTGTTCTCCCCTCAGTCCGATGGTGTTCAACGACTTGTTTTGTCTGAGTCATTCTCAGGTTCATACTCTCAGTTTAGGGGCTGCCAAACCGCAGGATTTTGACGAACACCTCAAGACTTTAGAGTATCTAGACCGGGCAGATGAGATGTTACCACCGATTTTGACGCGATTAGAGCAAGCAGCTTGCAACAGCTTAGGGGAAGATTGGGTAAAAACTTGGCAGATGGGTTTACCCAGATATGACGAAACCCCTGGTAATGTCAATATTCCGACGATCCTATGGTTGAGAAACTTAGCGATCGCCTACGATTTAACGGAATATGCCAAAATGCGGTACAATCTCCTCGGCAATGGAGGTCATTGGTTTCCTGGCAATCAAGCCAAGCAGATCGAGCGGTTAGATTTGCGATCGTGCCTTGCTAACAGCCCGCACGCCGATAAAATTCCTGCTATCCTCGCCGAAGCACACAAATTATTAAGCGGCGCAGAAGTCAAGCGTCTGTCGCAAGATTAA
- the rpiA gene encoding ribose-5-phosphate isomerase RpiA, with product MTAAADPVKEMKQEVGKAAAALVKSGTIVGLGTGSTTAYAIQYIGDRLKSGDLKDIVGIPTSFQAEVLSKQYGIPLTTLDAIDHIDLAIDGADEVDPQKNLIKGGGAAHTREKVVDYLAQQFIVVVDSGKLVDRLGSVFAVPVEVIPMAISPVMRAIEKLGGKPELRMGVKKAGPVITDQGNMVVDVRFDAIDNPAELEKTLNNIPGVLENGIFVNCTDLVLIGEVQDGQPVVRQM from the coding sequence ATGACCGCAGCAGCAGATCCAGTAAAAGAGATGAAACAGGAAGTCGGCAAAGCCGCCGCTGCCTTGGTAAAATCTGGTACGATTGTCGGACTCGGAACGGGTTCTACTACAGCCTATGCAATTCAATATATCGGCGATCGCCTCAAGTCTGGCGACCTCAAAGATATTGTCGGTATTCCTACTTCATTTCAAGCCGAGGTCCTATCTAAACAATATGGCATTCCTCTAACTACTCTAGACGCAATAGACCATATCGACTTGGCAATTGATGGTGCGGATGAAGTCGATCCCCAGAAAAATTTAATTAAAGGTGGTGGTGCTGCCCATACCCGCGAAAAAGTTGTAGACTACCTAGCACAACAATTTATCGTCGTTGTCGATAGCGGTAAGCTGGTAGACCGATTGGGTTCTGTATTTGCAGTCCCAGTAGAAGTCATCCCAATGGCAATTTCACCCGTCATGCGGGCAATTGAAAAGCTAGGTGGCAAACCCGAACTACGCATGGGCGTAAAAAAAGCCGGACCCGTAATCACCGACCAAGGTAACATGGTGGTTGATGTGAGGTTTGACGCGATCGATAACCCCGCCGAGTTAGAAAAAACCCTCAACAACATTCCTGGCGTACTGGAAAACGGCATCTTTGTCAACTGTACCGATCTCGTCCTGATTGGCGAAGTTCAAGACGGTCAACCCGTGGTAAGACAAATGTAG
- a CDS encoding esterase-like activity of phytase family protein: MEFIFTQAKSLSTDLNLKRFLRACVDKFCPCSGDFNRLFMQVILVSAIAFLSLLSFATPALAAKDRLFLDLSLDYLGEYQLPTTNISHTPVTEFSAITYDKRRDRFYAVSGNEIVTLKLSFAPDPEEIKIQDIELESVTSLTDKDGKVYESDTFFAKGVALTPQQTLYVSGSQISGDRTLPFIREFDLKTGKMLQSLTLPKRYIPEIVQEKEQNQNTKITQNNISFAALAFNATGTVPTSGEPINLFTATESTLVQDRDTPNSNPNSKQGKARLLHYLIGYGTPMLLAEYAYPLDAEIGELLSVEGVHFLSLELQPAAKTGKIYQIVTSGATDTSKVESLKGKVRGVREIKKKLVLDLQELGISLENASGMTFGSRLADRTKSLLLMSNDRQVTKFLLFRLRYQ, encoded by the coding sequence ATGGAATTTATATTTACACAAGCTAAGTCTCTTAGCACGGACTTGAATCTCAAGAGATTTTTGAGAGCCTGTGTAGACAAGTTCTGTCCGTGTAGCGGTGACTTTAATCGCCTGTTTATGCAGGTAATTTTAGTTAGCGCGATCGCATTTTTGAGTCTACTCTCGTTCGCAACTCCAGCACTAGCGGCAAAAGATCGATTGTTCCTCGACCTCTCGCTGGACTATTTAGGAGAGTATCAACTGCCAACCACAAATATTTCTCATACACCAGTCACAGAATTTTCAGCAATTACTTATGACAAACGACGCGATCGCTTTTATGCTGTCTCTGGCAATGAAATTGTCACTCTTAAGTTGAGTTTTGCCCCCGATCCAGAAGAGATAAAAATTCAAGATATCGAGCTTGAATCTGTAACTTCACTCACCGATAAAGACGGAAAGGTGTATGAATCGGATACTTTTTTTGCTAAGGGAGTTGCTCTAACACCACAGCAGACTTTATATGTTTCTGGTTCTCAGATAAGTGGTGATCGTACGCTTCCTTTTATCCGAGAATTCGATCTAAAAACTGGAAAGATGCTGCAAAGTCTCACTCTTCCCAAACGATATATTCCTGAGATCGTACAAGAAAAGGAGCAGAATCAGAATACTAAAATTACTCAAAACAATATATCATTTGCAGCTTTAGCTTTTAACGCGACTGGTACTGTTCCTACGAGTGGAGAACCAATTAATTTATTCACTGCTACTGAATCAACGCTAGTGCAGGACAGAGATACGCCTAATTCTAACCCTAATTCTAAACAGGGAAAAGCTAGGTTACTACATTACTTAATTGGCTACGGCACGCCGATGCTGCTAGCAGAATATGCTTATCCTCTTGATGCCGAAATTGGGGAATTGTTATCGGTTGAAGGCGTTCATTTTCTCAGTTTAGAACTACAGCCAGCAGCAAAAACTGGAAAGATTTATCAAATTGTTACTAGCGGCGCAACTGATACATCAAAAGTTGAGAGTCTAAAAGGCAAAGTTAGAGGAGTGCGAGAAATTAAGAAAAAGTTAGTTTTAGACTTGCAGGAGTTAGGTATTTCTCTAGAAAATGCGTCAGGAATGACTTTTGGTTCTCGCTTAGCAGATCGAACGAAAAGTTTGCTACTTATGAGTAACGATCGCCAAGTAACTAAATTTCTACTTTTTCGCTTGCGCTATCAATGA